In a single window of the Littorina saxatilis isolate snail1 linkage group LG5, US_GU_Lsax_2.0, whole genome shotgun sequence genome:
- the LOC138966375 gene encoding meiotic recombination protein SPO11-like isoform X2, with product MASFTSDVSQSLADKLREEILNKIEAVYASVTNAVINGAVPEFSFYSRASWECLSFSEETGVTLSADEKKMVRVRLDNKQSVKSFAYMTKVLNIMYKLVQEDKYCTKRDIYYQSPDVFGSQSVVDNVVDNVACMLEVPRWKLHVLATCKGLVAGDLQFYDAQGRHVDCNRSKMGVQIPAHDKDMLYLHTNAQLVIVVEKDATFQKLLTEDFCATFGRVILITGKGYPDVGTRLLVRKIWEQFKMPVFALVDGDPHGIEVMLVYKYGSKTLLGVRTPPCVLHASHKTKCARKRSCNPCQSSMSYRNTKIPSMLPPKTAYGCLNGGVKNGHTRKIPLVQKTRVYVGVSAHERRRRRRKSQAVCKKC from the exons ATGGCAAGCTTTACCAGCGATGTCTCTCAAAGTTTAGCCGATAAACTGAG GGAAGAAATACTGAACAAAATCGAAGCTGTGTATGCCAGCGTTACAAATGCTGTTATCAATGGAGCAGTTCCAGAATTCAGTTTCTACAGCCGGGCCAGCTGGGAATGTCTGAG TTTCAGCGAGGAAACCGGCGTTACACTCTCGGCAGATGAAAAGAAGATGGTACGAGTAAGGCTGGACAACAAACAATCAGTGAAGTCTTTTG CTTACATGACGAAAGTACTGAACATTATGTACAAATTGGTACAAGAGGACAAGTACTGCACTAAAAG AGACATTTACTACCAGAGTCCAGATGTATTTGGCTCACAGAGCGTGGTGGACAACGTCGTGGATAACGTTGCCTGTATGCTGGAGGTTCCTAGATGGAAACTGCACGTC TTGGCCACGTGCAAAGGTCTGGTAGCGGGCGACCTTCAGTTTTATGACGCTCAGGGGCGCCATGTGGACTGTAACCGCTCCAAAATG GGTGTTCAAATTCCAGCGCATGATAAAGACATGCTAT ATCTTCACACGAACGCACAACTGGTGATTGTGGTGGAGAAGGATGCTACATTTCAGAAATTGCTGACGGAGGACTTCTGTGCAACATTCGGAAGGGTCATTCTCATCACG GGTAAAGGGTATCCTGACGTGGGTACCAGACTTTTGGTTCGCAAGATCTGGGAGCAGTTCAAGATGCCTGTCTTCGCCTTGGTGGATGGTGACCCTCATG GTATCGAGGTCATGCTGGTGTACAAGTACGGATCCAAG actctcctcggtgtccgaacacccccgtgtgtactaCACGCAagccacaagaccaagtgcgcacgaaaaagatcctgtaatccatgtcagagttcgatgagttatagaaacacgaaaatacccagcatgcttcctccgaaaacggcgtatggctgcctaaatggcggggtaaaaaacggtcatacacgtaaaattccactcgtgcaaaaaacacgagtgtacgtgggagtttcagcccacgaacgcagaagaagaagaagaaaaagtcaagcagtatgtaagaaatgttaa
- the LOC138966375 gene encoding meiotic recombination protein SPO11-like isoform X1: MASFTSDVSQSLADKLREEILNKIEAVYASVTNAVINGAVPEFSFYSRASWECLSFSEETGVTLSADEKKMVRVRLDNKQSVKSFAYMTKVLNIMYKLVQEDKYCTKRDIYYQSPDVFGSQSVVDNVVDNVACMLEVPRWKLHVLATCKGLVAGDLQFYDAQGRHVDCNRSKMGVQIPAHDKDMLYLHTNAQLVIVVEKDATFQKLLTEDFCATFGRVILITGKGYPDVGTRLLVRKIWEQFKMPVFALVDGDPHGIEVMLVYKYGSKNQAFENHNLAVPAMKWLGVLATDIAKLSLRKTALLDLSESDLQKLTDMLKRPYVAPNSPLAHQLETMVQSGVKAELQCLDSLSSSYLTQVYLPAKIHGGDWI, from the exons ATGGCAAGCTTTACCAGCGATGTCTCTCAAAGTTTAGCCGATAAACTGAG GGAAGAAATACTGAACAAAATCGAAGCTGTGTATGCCAGCGTTACAAATGCTGTTATCAATGGAGCAGTTCCAGAATTCAGTTTCTACAGCCGGGCCAGCTGGGAATGTCTGAG TTTCAGCGAGGAAACCGGCGTTACACTCTCGGCAGATGAAAAGAAGATGGTACGAGTAAGGCTGGACAACAAACAATCAGTGAAGTCTTTTG CTTACATGACGAAAGTACTGAACATTATGTACAAATTGGTACAAGAGGACAAGTACTGCACTAAAAG AGACATTTACTACCAGAGTCCAGATGTATTTGGCTCACAGAGCGTGGTGGACAACGTCGTGGATAACGTTGCCTGTATGCTGGAGGTTCCTAGATGGAAACTGCACGTC TTGGCCACGTGCAAAGGTCTGGTAGCGGGCGACCTTCAGTTTTATGACGCTCAGGGGCGCCATGTGGACTGTAACCGCTCCAAAATG GGTGTTCAAATTCCAGCGCATGATAAAGACATGCTAT ATCTTCACACGAACGCACAACTGGTGATTGTGGTGGAGAAGGATGCTACATTTCAGAAATTGCTGACGGAGGACTTCTGTGCAACATTCGGAAGGGTCATTCTCATCACG GGTAAAGGGTATCCTGACGTGGGTACCAGACTTTTGGTTCGCAAGATCTGGGAGCAGTTCAAGATGCCTGTCTTCGCCTTGGTGGATGGTGACCCTCATG GTATCGAGGTCATGCTGGTGTACAAGTACGGATCCAAG AACCAAGCCTTCGAAAACCATAATCTTGCAGTTCCCGCTATGAAATGGCTAGGTGTTTTGGCAACGGACATCGCAAA ATTGTCCTTAAGGAAGACTGCTCTTCTGGACCTGAGCGAGTCCGATCTTCAAAAACTGACGGACATGTTAAAACGTCCTTACGTTGCACCTAACAGCCCTTTGGCTCATCAG TTGGAGACGATGGTTCAGAGTGGGGTAAAGGCAGAACTACAATGTCTGGACTCCCTCAGTTCTTCCTATCTCACACAAGTCTACCTCCCAGCCAAAATCCACGGAGGCGACTGGATTTGA
- the LOC138966375 gene encoding meiotic recombination protein SPO11-like isoform X3, producing the protein MASFTSDVSQSLADKLREEILNKIEAVYASVTNAVINGAVPEFSFYSRASWECLSFSEETGVTLSADEKKMVRVRLDNKQSVKSFAYMTKVLNIMYKLVQEDKYCTKRDIYYQSPDVFGSQSVVDNVVDNVACMLEVPRWKLHVGVQIPAHDKDMLYLHTNAQLVIVVEKDATFQKLLTEDFCATFGRVILITGKGYPDVGTRLLVRKIWEQFKMPVFALVDGDPHGIEVMLVYKYGSKNQAFENHNLAVPAMKWLGVLATDIAKLSLRKTALLDLSESDLQKLTDMLKRPYVAPNSPLAHQLETMVQSGVKAELQCLDSLSSSYLTQVYLPAKIHGGDWI; encoded by the exons ATGGCAAGCTTTACCAGCGATGTCTCTCAAAGTTTAGCCGATAAACTGAG GGAAGAAATACTGAACAAAATCGAAGCTGTGTATGCCAGCGTTACAAATGCTGTTATCAATGGAGCAGTTCCAGAATTCAGTTTCTACAGCCGGGCCAGCTGGGAATGTCTGAG TTTCAGCGAGGAAACCGGCGTTACACTCTCGGCAGATGAAAAGAAGATGGTACGAGTAAGGCTGGACAACAAACAATCAGTGAAGTCTTTTG CTTACATGACGAAAGTACTGAACATTATGTACAAATTGGTACAAGAGGACAAGTACTGCACTAAAAG AGACATTTACTACCAGAGTCCAGATGTATTTGGCTCACAGAGCGTGGTGGACAACGTCGTGGATAACGTTGCCTGTATGCTGGAGGTTCCTAGATGGAAACTGCACGTC GGTGTTCAAATTCCAGCGCATGATAAAGACATGCTAT ATCTTCACACGAACGCACAACTGGTGATTGTGGTGGAGAAGGATGCTACATTTCAGAAATTGCTGACGGAGGACTTCTGTGCAACATTCGGAAGGGTCATTCTCATCACG GGTAAAGGGTATCCTGACGTGGGTACCAGACTTTTGGTTCGCAAGATCTGGGAGCAGTTCAAGATGCCTGTCTTCGCCTTGGTGGATGGTGACCCTCATG GTATCGAGGTCATGCTGGTGTACAAGTACGGATCCAAG AACCAAGCCTTCGAAAACCATAATCTTGCAGTTCCCGCTATGAAATGGCTAGGTGTTTTGGCAACGGACATCGCAAA ATTGTCCTTAAGGAAGACTGCTCTTCTGGACCTGAGCGAGTCCGATCTTCAAAAACTGACGGACATGTTAAAACGTCCTTACGTTGCACCTAACAGCCCTTTGGCTCATCAG TTGGAGACGATGGTTCAGAGTGGGGTAAAGGCAGAACTACAATGTCTGGACTCCCTCAGTTCTTCCTATCTCACACAAGTCTACCTCCCAGCCAAAATCCACGGAGGCGACTGGATTTGA